Proteins from a genomic interval of Plasmodium berghei ANKA genome assembly, chromosome: 6:
- a CDS encoding DNA polymerase alpha catalytic subunit A, putative — MSNVFDKIRKQRSKECKATDFYEVKNKNDDIYEVVDEDGYMENKNSLKSFIVGDDKNYDSSDDVILETVNYSMITKKNVEKESKPKRNTQIDDFIREKKIQKIFSSGKLTKDDISKTRNIEKMIEDNSSSSGSEESCGKINIKRKTRDSYNSYYNNRHSEYNNKNIYDRINSQIHKSQENDIYAKSGKYNIVNGNLTNNKTKNKTKNNFFNSDAEQNEENSGNSDKKRKSEIGNNEPNKMVKTINSNNNFKDNIKQEQDALSINKDLSSLNKNTKSDNILKDIDGLDIRIEIGEEHKLDEMNLKDENLDKENEDNGNEKNNVNESILKNKYEEIIINDDTGYANIYVFDICKHKNSIILFGRTLTKLKRYKSISIYIEDMDRCYYFLLNKNKKYVKDGIEITYGHEKYKNFIMLDFVSEFKKIREYHNIKMAKYKIVFRKNLNLSSNNEELYAKVLYSYNYDNISENFSKGDTYSSFYCCNDDIVENFIIKKNMKMPCWIKVKDLKNNFSNNIAYCYFDCTVTSKKNIFTLEKFSEKKNADLINGSNNNNSTTNSVNTSTISDESLKKIDNNNPNNFIDIDLNKLVIKVVSVLNEENNHEVFSICSLVDADGMKYINFFGICVKSNKKGLTPNINNNINDNKNGIYTYNRNNCKIFPSEKLLLQGFLNKIRTIDVDIYIGYNILNFDLEFIIHRCHVNNIDPGVLSRKKKLKKSDKMKVNKFSGTNSTGSIYNIVQNIKGRLIVDIYALSKDTIKLTSYSMDEIIDGVRTKFQEKVKQQTGSNNVGTGNNNSNNHTNKNKSRENIPNVFKDFIVNDINLINCSNIHLYDSEQILENNLNTYINSQIFSIYEIYNVCNVLQLIEKSRDLTKLSGYIWARSLLSYTSECIEYFLLHEYHKKKYITPLVSKKKQKIENDTNKSKNTAKYLGGLVLEPLCGYYDTYVLYLDFNSLYPSIIIEYNICFSTFNMKHYLASSASTSEEIQEDIEKKNIVYYNDSDINQLDNIDEQVGDLSNIDYFDKTKPGILPSILKQLVEKRAFIKKLIASEKNKEKKELLIVQSLSIKLISNSIYGCLGNTHNRFYAKYIASYITQKGRNLLQHTKFKVEKEFNLKVVYGDTDSIMIDTGIKSSDANNYKESLKLAHTIKNNINKNYKKLELDLECIFSKLLLLKKKKYACAKVIDPNLGKYEYEMKGINFIKRDFCKISKLIGNELLRIIFSNKEYKPSQPNSSNISLNHSDDISIQNDLSEQIHEYLRSVYQRIQNDEFDLEHYVITKKLTKNVNEYQEKNSLGHVLVAERMIKDGYNVCVNKEIQYCVCRNEDALKFYNKGNEKLNSSLCCFSVGEIKKYNLKIDKDYYIRNQILLPINRLCQYIEGTNVEKISSCFNIYNVKEIRTDEQIDESYLETNVLSLLSETEERFKNIHLKGFLNCDKCHHNIKPVIFIKYFRCNKCFSLLAIEQIRNYIFSFINHLCSTFYKQMYICNSCLLKTKRIFLKDSNNCPNLNCDNPKNSLKPILSKKYIYSILEYFLHLLKGNLLVIPTKLHEKGDVDNVNNNEKPENNSEKNTVTNFKDKTNTKTNDEPEEYATDINVSVCIGNGYKTHIINDNQLIKNNKKNGFKIESYDNICKNKELNLNITKGLQMKFPNISNFITYLNLKANIFCINYNDERNTIRESIQSIIQNDIYSQIFFDNIFSVFHLSVASKISKL; from the exons atgagtaatgtttttgataaaataagGAAACAAAGATCAAAAGAATGCAAGGCAACAGACTTTTATGag gtgaaaaataaaaatgatgatatatatgaagTAGTCGACGAAGATGGATAcatggaaaataaaaattcattaaaaaGTTTTATTGTTGGAG acgacaaaaattatgattCAAGTGATGATGTGATATTAGAAACAGTTAACTATAGCATGATCACCAAAAAAA ATGTCGAAAAAGAGAGTAAGCCAAAGCGGAATACACAAATAGACGATTTTATtcgtgaaaaaaaaatacagaaaatattttccagTGGAAAATTAACTAAAGATGATATATCAAAAACACGAAACATCGAAAAAATGATTGAAGATAACTCTTCATCTAGTGGTAGTGAAGAAAGCTGtggtaaaataaatataaaaagaaaaacaagggattcatataattcttattataataataggCACTcggaatataataataaaaatatatatgatagaATAAATAGTCAAATTCATAAATCTcaagaaaatgatatatatgctaaaagtggtaaatataatatagtcAATGGAAATTtgacaaataataaaacaaaaaataaaacaaaaaataatttttttaattctgatgcagaacaaaatgaagaaaatagtGGAAATTctgataaaaaaagaaaaagtgAAATTGGAAATAACGAACCAAACAAAATGGTAAAGACTATTaattctaataataattttaaagaCAATATTAAACAAGAGCAGGATGCTCTTAGTATTAATAAAGATTTATCatctttaaataaaaatacaaaaagtgataatattttaaaagacATTGATGGATTAGATATAAGAATAGAAATAGGTGAGGAACATAAATTAGATgaaatgaatttaaaagatgaaaatttagataaagaaaatgaagataatgggaatgaaaaaaataatgtaaatgaaagtatattaaaaaataaatatgaagaaataataataaatgacGATACAGGTTATGCAAATATATACGTATTTGATATATgcaaacataaaaatagtattatACTATTTGGTAGAAcattaacaaaattaaaaagataCAAAAgtataagtatatatattgaagATATGGATAGATGCTATTACTttttactaaataaaaataaaaaatatgtaaaagATGGAATAGAAATAACATATGGacatgaaaaatataaaaattttattatgttaGATTTTGTGTccgaatttaaaaaaattagggaatatcataatataaaaatggcaaaatataaaattgtttttagaaaaaatttaaacttatcatcaaataatgaagaacTATATGCAAAGGttttatattcttataactatgataatattagtgaaaatttttcaaaaggAGATACATATTCTTCCTTTTATTGTTGTAATGATGATATAGtagaaaattttattattaaaaaaaatatgaaaatgcCTTGTTGGATTAAAGTTaaagatttaaaaaataatttttctaataatatagcatattgttattttgaTTGTACTGTTacttcaaaaaaaaatatatttactttggaaaaattttcagaaaaaaaaaacgctgatttaattaatggttctaataataataattcaacTACTAATTCTGTTAATACTAGTACAATATCTGATGaatctttaaaaaaaatagacaataataatccaaataattttatagatATAGATTTAAATAAACTTGTTATAAAAGTTGTTTCGGTTCTTAACGAAGAAAATAATCACGAAGTTTTTAGTATATGCAGCTTAGTAGATGCTGATggaatgaaatatataaatttcttTGGAATTTGTGTCAAATCAAACAAAAAAGGATTAACtccaaatataaataacaacATAAATGATAACAAAAATGGAATATATACTTACAATCGaaataattgtaaaatatttcccagcgaaaaattattattacaaggctttttaaataaaataagaacAATAGATGTAGATATATACATAGggtataatattttaaactTTGATCTCGAATTTATAATTCATAGATGTcatgtaaataatatagatcCAGGGGTTCTAagcagaaaaaaaaaattaaaaaaatcagacaaaatgaaagtaaataaatttagCGGAACAAATAGTACTGGGTCGATATATAACATTgtgcaaaatataaaaggaAGATTAATAGTAGATATATATGCTTTGTCTAAAGatacaataaaattaacTAGCTATTCTATGGATGAAATAATTGATGGAGTAAGAACAAAATTTCAAGAAAAAGTAAAACAACAAACAGGATCAAATAATGTAGGCActggaaataataattctaataaccatacaaataaaaataaatctcGAGAAAATATTCCAAATGTATTTAAAGATTTTATAGTTAAcgatataaatttaataaattgtagtaatatacatttatatgattctgaacaaattttagaaaataatttaaatacatatataaatagtcaaatttttagtatatatgaaatatataatgtatgTAATGTTTTACAATTGATAGAAAAAAGTAGAGATTTAACAAAGTTAAGTGGATATATATGGGCAAGAAGTTTGCTTTCATATACTAGTGAATGtattgaatattttttgttacatgaatatcataaaaaaaaatatatcactCCTCTAgtatctaaaaaaaaacaaaaaatagaaaatgataCTAATAAATCAAAGAATACAGCAAAATATTTAGGAGGTTTAGTTCTAGAACCTTTATGTGGGTATTATGATACATATGTACTTTATCTGGATTTTAATAGTTTATATCCTTCAATTATCAtagaatataatatatgttttagtACTTTTAATATGAAACATTATTTAGCATCATCTGCTTCTACATCTGAAGAAATCCAAGAAGATatagaaaagaaaaacatagtatattataatgattCGGATATAAATCAGTTAGATAATATAGATGAGCAAGTTGGTgatttatcaaatatagattattttgataaaacaAAACCAGGTATTTTACCAtcaattttaaaacaattaGTAGAAAAAAGagcatttattaaaaaattaattgcaagtgaaaaaaataaagaaaaaaaagaattacTTATTGTTCAATCTTTGTCTATAAAACTAATTAGTAATAGTATATATGGATGTTTAGGAAATACACATAATAGATTTTATGCTAAATATATTGCATCTTATATCACACAAAAAGGTAGAAATTTGTTACAAcatacaaaatttaaagTTGAAAAAGAATTTAATCTAAAAGTAGTATATGGTGATACAGATTCTATTATGATAGATACTGGAATCAAATCTTCAGATgctaataattataaagaaTCGTTAAAACTAGCTCatactataaaaaataatattaataaaaattataaaaaattagaatTAGATTTAGAATGTATTTTTAGTAAAttacttttattaaaaaaaaaaaaatatgcttGTGCTAAGGTTATTGACCCTAATTTaggaaaatatgaatatgaaATGAAAggtataaattttataaaaaggGATTTTTGCAAAATTTCAAAACTTATAGGAAATGAACTGTTgagaattattttttcaaacaaGGAATACAAACCTTCACAACCAAATTCGTCCAACATTTCTCTTAACCACTCTGATGACATTTCAATTCAAAACGACCTTTCGGAGCAAATTCATGAATATCTTCGTTCCGTATACCAACGTATTCAAAATGACGA GTTTGACCTTGAGCACTATGTAATTACCAAAAAGCTAACAAAGAATGTCAACGAATATCAGGAGAAAAACTCACTAGGACATGTATTAGTAGCAGAAAGAATGATAAAAGATGGATACAATGTTTGtgtaaataaagaaattcAATATTGTGTATGTAGAAATGAAGATgcattaaaattttataataaaggaaatgaaaaattaaatagtTCATTATGTTGCTTTAGTGTTggtgaaataaaaaaatataatttaaaaattgataaagattattatattagaaatcaaatattattacCTATTAATCGACTTTGTCAATATATTGAAGGAACAAATGTAGAAAAGATTTCGTCatgttttaatatatacaatgtTAAAGAAATAAGAACTGATGAACAAATAGATGAATCGTATTTAGAAACAAAtgttttatcattattaagTGAAACAGAAGAaagatttaaaaatatacatttaaaaGGATTTCTTAATTGTGATAAATGCcatcataatataaaaccagttatatttatcaaatattttcGATGTAATAAATGTTTTTCACTTTTAGCAATTGAGCAAATaagaaattatatattttcatttattaatcATTTATGTTCtacattttataaacaaatgtatatatgtaattcATGTTtgttaaaaacaaaaaggaTATTTTTAAAGGATTCTAATAATTGTCCTAATCTCAATTGTGATAACCCCaaaaattcattaaaacctattttatcaaaaaaatatatttattcgaTTTTAGAATATTTTCTGCATCTGCTTAAAGGAAATCTACTTGTCATACCAACTAAGTTACATGAAAAAGGAGATGTAgataatgtaaataataatgaaaaacctgaaaataattcagaaaaaaatacagtTACAAATTTTAAGGATAAAACAAATACCAAAACTAATGACGAACCTGAAGAATATGCAACAGACATTAATGTTTCTGTATGTATTGGGAATGGATATAAAacacatataataaatgataatcaattaataaaaaataataaaaaaaatggatttAAAATCGAATcttatgataatatttgtaaaaataaagaattaaatttaaatattactAAAGGTTTGCAAATGAAATTCCCAAATATCTCAAATTTCATAACTTATCTTAATTTAAAGGCTAACATATTTTGcattaattataatgacGAAAGGAATACGATTAGAGAATCGATTCAAAGCATTATACAAAACGATATCTATTCCCAAATATTTTTCGACAACATTTTTTCAGTTTTTCACTTATCTGTTGCCTCGAAAATCTCCAAATTGTAA
- a CDS encoding LITAF-like zinc finger protein, putative: MFGFGKHGNGKLSEMSILENEMEEINANMNMNNHNDELSKDNKKKLNKTDENKINILNKNENVEYYTNEYECKGKGKRENEIKKHSLNCKYCNNHVFPLIRSYTPIFVYILVILLFLFISFFTIFLLPILYLTFKKKKYICPICNRNLVSSESSIKITKENKIITFQFQKFAIIVSEKYLALFLSLIFLIFFFYILRISTNINFDTLVKGPNISVTWIDYLEDCGNKSQFRNSFNSAYNFKNKYYGNTIKWEGNVIQIRKGFFSNNVLYIKMNPSEYKTDKPDIMALFNDSLITQVQHLQKNDLISFECTFIQISRNKDPHTCFLWNIVLLKKYKNEKFNVMNFVKHMSIFDIINNNTNLNPFFIHSKGNIPESEIIHPIDKYDLYDTDSNISDYPSDSIKVINLSSTIPEVSGVMVNNEYIVNVDTDDIDAISNITELNYINPNQTNLKQVMYKQVLNDMQLNDRYKMGILYDELHDDNEDMDRVITMDNKLKLALKGMIKKYEHREVLNLIDEKYNTKHNLKELDSSYMDVDLLNTIYDNDDNMSYFNEEENEFDSDIYESLLDEPSSDSFNFLLLNKPKKYNIDDINFDRNINISNYNDNKDETDNIDDDNVYENKNSDTSENSTLYDRIVEKEQASISEQNQNSNEEKSN; this comes from the coding sequence atgttTGGGTTTGGTAAACATGGGAATGGAAAGCTGAGTGAAATGAGCATTCttgaaaatgaaatggaagaaataaatgcaAACATGAATATGAATAATCATAATGATGAGTTATCAAAagacaataaaaaaaaattgaataaaacagacgaaaataaaatcaataTACTAAATAAAAACGAAAATGTAGAGTACTATACTAATGAATATGAGTGTAAAGGAAAAGGAAAAAgggaaaatgaaataaaaaaacattcaTTAAACTGTAAATATTGCAATAATCATGTATTTCCACTAATTAGGTCTTATACGcctatatttgtatatatattagtaatattattatttttatttatttcgttttttacgatatttttattaccaatattatatttaacttttaaaaaaaaaaaatatatatgcccTATTTGTAATCGTAACTTAGTCTCATCAGAAAGTTCaattaaaataacaaaagaaaataagATAATAACATTTCAATTTCAGAAATTTGCAATAATTGTATCCGAAAAATATTTagcattatttttatcattaatatttttaatattttttttttatattttaagaatatcaacaaatattaattttgataCTTTAGTTAAAGGTCCGAATATATCAGTTACATGGATTGACTATTTAGAAGATTGTGGGAATAAATCTCAATTTCGAAATAGTTTTAATAgtgcatataattttaaaaacaaatattatggAAATACAATTAAATGGGAAGGGAATGTTATTCAAATAAGGAAAGGTTTTTTTAGCAATAacgtattatatataaaaatgaatccGTCTGAATATAAAACCGATAAACCAGATATAATGGCACTTTTTAATGATTCTTTGATAACCCAAGTTCAacatttacaaaaaaatgatttgaTATCTTTTGAATGCACCTTTATCCAAATTAGTAGAAATAAAGATCCACATACTTGTTTTTTATGGAATATTgtgttattaaaaaaatataaaaatgagaaaTTTAATGTTATGAATTTTGTTAAGCATATGTCGatttttgatataataaataacaacacaaatttaaatcctttttttattcattcgAAAGGTAATATACCTGAATCTGAAATAATACATCCTATTGATAAATATGATCTATATGATACTGATTCAAATATATCGGATTATCCATCTGATTCTATCAAAGTCATAAACTTATCATCAACAATCCCAGAAGTTAGTGGTGTTATGGTAAATAACGAATATATTGTTAATGTAGATACAGATGATATAGATGCAATATCTAATATTACTGAATTAAACTACATAAACCCAAAccaaacaaatttaaaacaaGTTATGTATAAACAAGTTCTAAATGATATGCAACTCAATGATAGATATAAAATGGGCATTTTATATGACGAATTACATGACGATAATGAAGATATGGATAGAGTAATTACTATGGATAATAAACTAAAGTTAGCTTTAAAAggtatgataaaaaaatatgagcACCGAGAAGTTTTAAACTTAATagatgaaaaatataatactaAACACAATTTAAAAGAACTCGATTCGTCATATATGGATGTTGATTTACTTAATACAATCTATGATAATGATGACAATATGTCATATTTCAATGAAGAAGAAAACGAATTTGATTCTGACATCTACGAGTCATTGCTAGATGAGCCTAGCAGCgattcttttaattttcttttattgaACAAGCCAAAAAAGTACAATATTGATGATATTAACTTCgatagaaatataaatatctcAAATTacaatgataataaagACGAAACGGATAATATTGATGATGATAAtgtatatgaaaataaaaattctgATACAAGTGAAAATTCTACATTATATGATCGAATCGTAGAAAAAGAACAAGCATCTATCTCAGAACAAAACCAAAATAgtaatgaagaaaaatccaattaa
- a CDS encoding 30S ribosomal protein S12, mitochondrial, putative gives MTYALANTINKNAVSFYVSGNYRSTIFNKWKTGLFGMPSHKLWAKSNYMINKWNDKIILKKIKSDVNTEYRHEQLWSPGYIGTYFNSEISNYNEQKENKTNYLAKIGYGNAYYRNITFGVYPILSNFVQINKFMRKCQFTTKNIRGRMFYKRRPKQIPKLKKKNWRSKWLEGAPQKRGICLKVRVQTPKKPNSGLKKIARVRLSTGRIVSVYIPGIGHNLNTHSIILVRGGRCKDIPGCNYKAIRGVYDLLPVKNRFRGRSKYGVKLSEDKRKHLLERYNFKHITIQKDIDEFNKFKWYNYVDKDKNLRDKPLEANENAPIDIFHFNTYYRNKKFQKSEGE, from the coding sequence aTGACATATGCATTAGCAAACACAATAAATAAGAATGCTGTTTCTTTTTATGTAAGTGGTAATTATCGTAGTACAATTTTCAATAAATGGAAAACAGGGCTCTTTGGGATGCCCTCTCATAAGCTATGGGCTAAAAGCAATTATATGATTAATAAATggaatgataaaataattttaaaaaaaataaaaagtgaTGTGAATACTGAATACAGGCATGAACAGCTTTGGTCACCTGGCTATATAGGCACATATTTCAATTCTGAAATTTCTAATTATAATgaacaaaaagaaaataaaacaaattatttagcTAAGATAGGATATGGAAATGCTTATTATAGGAATATAACTTTTGGAGTATATCCAATTCTTTCGAATTTTGTTCagattaataaatttatgaGGAAATGCCAATTTaccacaaaaaatataagagGAAGAATGTTTTACAAAAGAAGGCCAAAGCAAATAcccaaattaaaaaaaaaaaattggagATCAAAATGGTTAGAAGGTGCGCCGCAAAAAAGAGGTATATGCTTAAAAGTTCGAGTTCAAACACCAAAAAAACCAAATTCaggattaaaaaaaatagcacGTGTTCGATTATCAACAGGAAGAATCGTTTCTGTTTATATACCGGGAATTGGtcataatttaaatacaCACAGTATTATATTAGTAAGGGGTGGTAGATGCAAAGATATACCTGGTTGCAATTATAAAGCTATTCGAGGTGTATATGATTTATTGCCAGTAAAAAATCGATTTCGTGGAAGAAGTAAATATGGTGTTAAACTTTCAGAAGACAAAAGGAAGCATTTATTAGAaagatataattttaaacatattacCATCCAAAAAGACATAGatgaatttaataaatttaaatggtATAATTATGTAGATAAggataaaaatttaagagACAAACCTTTGGAAGCTAATGAAAATGCACCCATagatatttttcattttaatacatattatagaaataaaaaatttcaaaaatCTGAAGgagaataa
- a CDS encoding phosphopantothenate--cysteine ligase, putative, with the protein MKEYFSDYPDFFNEELRPYNLDNILSELKSKFFEKEYDYNKNNNNENTNEIILITSGGTKVSLEHASIRSVENFSTGKRGAHIGEYFLLKNKKVIFLYRKGTFKPFEYNLKQLSTLNNFEIKNQNIHFNLSNVDNNLLISDIENFRKYEKNIFCIPFETIFDYAFYLIEICKILHGRVKGGCSKSYKNYKNCEFDEIGNIPHVENNSDVIQKGEICCNTPPTEQIYDQAYHMLNNLYNLLLNSELENLISSGKLINDDFFLNVLRQVTEFNNKTIDNMVFEKYPEDETNLFTDLKLFINDMLKILNSWLNKKSNMFLECDISLKEKIYKIIFFMNKISYIVCEKKKKNSVNVNNSYNFNDALFYPLSQIIILCAAVSDYYIPYNKLSIDKIDSDKKNGLNLNMALSPKFYKIIHRHFPLLNICSFKLENNEQVLLKKARDRVKYSDILIANLLNYRYKYVYIFKNKKDYYLLKKSDNFENIEYEISQYIYNHLIDKKLWK; encoded by the coding sequence ATGAAGGAATATTTTTCTGATTACCCAGATTTTTTCAATGAGGAACTACGGCCTTATAATTTGGATAATATATTGAGCGAACTAAAAAGTAAGTTTTTCGAGAAAGAGTATGActataacaaaaataataataatgaaaatacaaacgaaataattttgattaCCTCTGGAGGAACTAAAGTTTCATTAGAACATGCCTCAATAAGAAGTGttgaaaatttttcaaCGGGAAAACGAGGAGCACATATAGGagaatattttcttttgaaaaataaaaaagtaatttttttatacagaAAAGGTACATTTAAGCcttttgaatataatttgaaGCAATTGTCTAcgttaaataattttgaaataaaaaatcaaaatatacattttaatttaagTAATGtggataataatttattgattagtgatattgaaaattttagaaaatatgaaaaaaatattttttgtattccTTTTGAAACGATTTTTGATTATGCCTTTTACTTAATTgaaatttgtaaaattttACATGGGCGTGTTAAGGGGGGATGCTCAAAAAGctacaaaaattataaaaattgtgaaTTTGATGAAATAGGGAATATTCCACATGTTGAAAACAATTCGGATGTTATACAAAAGGGCGAAATATGTTGCAATACTCCCCCCACAGAACAAATATATGACCAGGCTTATCACATGTTAAATAACTTATATAATCTTTTGCTAAATAGCGAGTTAGAAAATCTTATCAGTTCAggtaaattaattaatgatgatttttttctgaACGTGCTAAGGCAAGTTACagaatttaataataagaCAATTGACAATATggtatttgaaaaatatccTGAAGACgaaacaaatttatttactgatttaaaattatttattaatgatatgcttaaaattttaaacagttggttaaataaaaagagcAACATGTTCTTAGAATGTgatatttctttaaaagaaaaaatttataaaataattttttttatgaacaaaattaGCTATATTGtgtgtgaaaaaaaaaaaaaaaatagcgtaaatgtaaataatagCTACAATTTTAATGACGCTCTTTTTTATCCTTTGtcacaaataataattttgtgtGCAGCTGTAAGTGATTACTATATACCATATAACAAATTAAGTATAGACAAAATTGATagtgataaaaaaaatgggcTTAATCTTAATATGGCCTTAAGCCCAaagttttataaaataatacatagGCATTTCCctcttttaaatatttgtagTTTTAAGttggaaaataatgaacaaGTACTATTAAAAAAGGCACGTGATCGAGTAAAATATTCAGATATATTAATAGCAAACTTGTTAAATTacagatataaatatgtttatatttttaaaaataagaaagattattatttattaaaaaaaagtgataaTTTTGAGAATATTGAATATGAAATATCTCAATACATTTACAATCATTtgattgataaaaaattgtggAAATAA